In one window of Thermodesulfobacteriota bacterium DNA:
- a CDS encoding ATPase, T2SS/T4P/T4SS family: protein MAVKKIGEILVESGLLSRDQIEEALKESRRKGKRLGSILVSKGYATEMDIAQTLSFQLNLPYIDIDSAIDPEALKLVPESISKKYLLIPLSRDGKVLNVAMSDPLNLNAIDDLRFSTSLEVKPHVATIADVTTSINRYYRLNEPIENLVQDLRKDQYVEVVHEPEFDDLSNFIQKSTTPPIIKMVDSIIIQAIDLRASDIHIEPQENFVRLRFRIDGIMREIMQLPKWVSGPAVSRIKVMAKMDIAERRTSQDGRIKVRLGKKSLDLRVSTLPTQYGETVVMRVLDPKAAALGIDRLGFSKTDSKRLLGIIKRPQGVVIVTGPTGSGKSSSLYAMVSHIKNDKINIITIEDPIEYELRDVSQVAVHEKAGLTFAHTLRSVLRQDPDVILVGEMRDEETALIAHQASMTGHLVFSTLHTNDAVSSVTRLKNMGIPGYMVASALNGIVAQRLVRRICDHCKAPYAPAPDEAAYFPPKTRLFRGKGCGRCGGSGFYGRVGVFEILVMDRKLRKLISADAPEEELYEAALEGGMVTLQKDGFQKVLEGVTTLDELGRVVYLNEDRE from the coding sequence ATGGCGGTCAAAAAAATAGGCGAAATCCTCGTCGAGTCCGGGCTCTTGAGCAGGGACCAGATCGAAGAGGCGCTTAAAGAGAGCAGGCGCAAGGGTAAGCGGCTCGGCAGCATACTCGTGAGCAAGGGGTATGCGACCGAAATGGACATCGCCCAGACGCTCTCATTCCAGCTCAACCTGCCCTACATAGACATCGATTCGGCGATAGACCCTGAAGCCCTCAAGCTCGTCCCCGAGTCCATAAGCAAGAAGTACCTCCTCATCCCGCTCTCCAGGGATGGGAAGGTCCTGAACGTAGCCATGTCGGACCCCCTGAACCTCAACGCGATAGACGACCTGCGTTTCTCGACCAGCCTGGAAGTGAAGCCCCATGTCGCGACCATCGCGGACGTTACGACCTCCATAAACAGGTATTACCGCCTGAACGAGCCCATAGAGAACCTTGTCCAGGACCTGAGGAAGGACCAGTACGTCGAGGTGGTGCACGAGCCGGAGTTCGACGACCTCTCGAACTTCATACAGAAGAGCACCACCCCTCCCATCATCAAGATGGTGGACTCCATAATCATCCAGGCAATAGACCTCCGGGCGAGCGACATTCATATCGAGCCCCAGGAGAACTTTGTAAGGCTCAGGTTCAGGATAGACGGCATCATGAGGGAGATAATGCAGCTCCCGAAATGGGTCAGCGGGCCGGCGGTCTCCAGGATAAAGGTGATGGCCAAGATGGACATCGCCGAGAGGAGGACCTCCCAGGACGGGAGGATAAAGGTGAGGCTCGGGAAGAAATCCCTGGACCTGAGGGTCTCCACCCTCCCCACGCAGTACGGCGAGACGGTCGTAATGAGGGTCCTCGACCCAAAGGCCGCGGCCCTCGGCATAGACAGGCTGGGCTTCTCCAAGACCGACTCGAAGCGCCTCCTCGGCATAATAAAGAGGCCGCAGGGTGTGGTCATAGTGACTGGCCCCACGGGTAGCGGGAAGTCCTCGTCGCTCTACGCGATGGTCTCCCACATAAAGAACGACAAGATCAACATAATCACCATAGAGGACCCGATAGAGTACGAGCTCAGGGACGTTAGCCAGGTGGCCGTGCACGAAAAGGCCGGGCTGACCTTCGCCCACACGCTGAGATCGGTCCTCAGGCAGGACCCCGACGTGATACTCGTGGGCGAGATGAGGGACGAGGAGACCGCGCTCATTGCCCACCAGGCCTCCATGACGGGTCACCTCGTCTTCTCGACGCTACACACCAACGACGCGGTCTCCTCGGTTACGAGGCTCAAGAACATGGGGATACCGGGGTACATGGTGGCCTCGGCCCTGAACGGCATAGTCGCGCAGAGGCTGGTAAGAAGGATATGCGACCACTGCAAGGCCCCGTACGCGCCCGCGCCCGACGAGGCCGCGTATTTCCCGCCGAAGACCAGGCTTTTCCGCGGAAAGGGCTGCGGCAGGTGCGGAGGGAGCGGCTTTTACGGCAGGGTCGGCGTTTTCGAGATACTGGTAATGGACCGGAAACTAAGGAAGCTCATATCAGCCGACGCGCCCGAGGAGGAACTCTATGAAGCCGCCCTGGAAGGTGGAATGGTAACCCTCCAGAAGGACGGGTTCCAGAAGGTGCTTGAGGGCGTTACCACGCTCGACGAGCTCGGAAGGGTCGTGTATCTGAACGAGGACAGGGAATAG
- a CDS encoding phosphate-starvation-inducible PsiE family protein, whose product MAEIRIEKGNGTLLPLVYKYLPRLDDLILVAVALGIIAAAVLLLVEAASDFVYLSDHSIPHIISDLMFVLIIMELFRQVMRQINRQAFSLNPFIYIGVIASIRGLLLTQMSLGLGEADWQTAVIQLSVHALIVLVLVIGLLVYSKVQAKPAD is encoded by the coding sequence ATGGCAGAAATCAGGATTGAAAAAGGAAATGGCACATTATTGCCGCTGGTTTACAAATATCTACCCCGCCTCGACGATCTCATACTGGTGGCGGTCGCCCTGGGCATAATCGCTGCCGCCGTGTTGCTCCTGGTCGAGGCGGCAAGCGACTTTGTCTACCTGTCGGACCATTCCATCCCACACATCATAAGCGACCTCATGTTCGTGCTTATAATAATGGAGCTCTTCAGGCAGGTGATGCGCCAGATAAACAGGCAGGCTTTTTCGCTAAACCCGTTCATCTACATAGGCGTCATCGCGAGCATCAGGGGCCTGCTCCTTACCCAGATGAGCCTCGGGCTCGGCGAGGCTGACTGGCAGACCGCCGTCATACAGCTCTCGGTCCACGCGCTTATAGTGCTGGTGCTGGTAATCGGGCTCCTGGTCTACTCGAAGGTGCAGGCCAAGCCCGCGGACTGA
- a CDS encoding thioredoxin fold domain-containing protein, with protein MRSLEWKRSLSEAIDEARGGTRLPLMVFTAKGCAGSEKTMNEVLTNESVIAAIERECVPVRIDVEENNEMAERFRVGWTPAFVVCDEEGNALERWEGYIPAEDFIPQLILAKGLSAFHLGRHEEAAREFNMLVEDYPRSELVPEAEYYLGAATFKLTGETNKLTEVCRDLIMTHPESTWTKRCSLWGRDSNYLRPFVGYDGGGSAGSGAY; from the coding sequence ATGAGAAGCCTTGAGTGGAAAAGAAGCCTTTCCGAGGCTATTGATGAGGCAAGGGGGGGCACGAGGCTCCCGTTGATGGTCTTCACCGCCAAGGGTTGCGCGGGCTCAGAGAAGACCATGAACGAGGTGCTGACCAACGAGTCCGTCATAGCCGCGATCGAGCGCGAGTGCGTGCCGGTCCGGATAGACGTGGAAGAGAACAACGAGATGGCCGAGCGCTTCAGGGTAGGCTGGACTCCGGCTTTCGTGGTCTGCGACGAGGAAGGGAACGCCCTCGAGCGCTGGGAAGGGTATATCCCGGCTGAGGACTTCATCCCGCAGCTCATCCTCGCCAAGGGCCTCTCCGCCTTCCACCTCGGCAGGCACGAGGAGGCCGCCAGGGAGTTCAATATGCTGGTCGAGGACTATCCGCGCTCCGAGCTCGTCCCCGAGGCCGAGTACTATCTCGGCGCGGCGACTTTCAAGCTCACGGGCGAGACCAACAAGCTCACGGAGGTCTGCCGCGACCTCATTATGACGCACCCGGAGAGCACCTGGACTAAAAGGTGCTCCCTCTGGGGCCGCGACTCGAATTACCTCCGGCCCTTCGTCGGGTACGACGGAGGCGGGTCCGCGGGGAGCGGCGCCTACTGA
- a CDS encoding response regulator has translation MSETKQRKILVVDDEETVGLGMSEILRDEGFDAAYAVNGKEAIEAVKDSPYSLIFMDIIMPGMNGLETFREIKKIRPAAKVVLFTGYFRDAEDAILQGVREGMIDEFIRKPYFADEIVRSANKYA, from the coding sequence GTGTCGGAAACGAAGCAAAGGAAGATACTTGTCGTCGACGACGAGGAGACCGTGGGCCTCGGGATGAGCGAGATATTGAGGGATGAGGGGTTCGACGCCGCATACGCCGTGAACGGCAAGGAGGCGATAGAGGCGGTGAAGGACAGCCCCTACTCGCTCATCTTCATGGATATAATCATGCCCGGGATGAACGGCCTCGAGACCTTCAGGGAGATAAAGAAGATAAGGCCCGCCGCCAAGGTCGTCCTTTTTACCGGGTACTTCAGAGACGCAGAGGACGCGATACTCCAGGGCGTGAGGGAGGGCATGATAGACGAGTTCATAAGGAAGCCGTATTTCGCCGACGAGATAGTGCGCTCGGCAAACAAGTACGCCTGA
- a CDS encoding DNA polymerase IV: MGRAVIHLDLDAFFASVEIKKNPELRGRPVVVGADGDPSKRGVVSAASYEARKDGVKAGMPLRQALRRSPSAVFLPVDFASYERESERFMAILRDYSPLVESFGLDEAFVELAPMPGEDPFPAAIRLAREMKGRIRRELGLSVSAGIAPNKLLAKMASEAGKPDGFFVIEEAGVGKFLRDLPVRRLFGVGPATEKRLKDLGIETVGELARTPVRHLERNFGPERGKTLNEHARGLDESPVVPFHEPSSLSREVTFDEDASDLHIIKETLNELTQDLVRRLKAGRHKARSVGIKVRFNNFRTITRSEALESASDSQNDIRATALRLIDSVDMERPVRLVGVKISRLEA; encoded by the coding sequence ATGGGGAGAGCTGTCATACACCTGGACCTTGACGCGTTCTTCGCGTCGGTCGAGATAAAAAAGAACCCTGAGCTGCGCGGCAGGCCCGTGGTGGTCGGGGCCGACGGCGACCCGTCGAAGAGGGGGGTCGTCTCCGCCGCCTCCTACGAGGCAAGGAAAGACGGGGTAAAGGCGGGGATGCCTTTGAGGCAAGCGCTGAGGCGTTCTCCTTCGGCGGTCTTCCTGCCCGTTGATTTCGCATCATACGAGCGCGAATCGGAAAGGTTCATGGCTATCCTCCGGGACTATAGCCCGCTTGTAGAGTCCTTCGGCCTGGACGAGGCCTTTGTCGAGCTTGCGCCCATGCCCGGAGAGGACCCGTTTCCCGCCGCGATACGCCTTGCGAGGGAGATGAAGGGGCGCATAAGGAGGGAGCTCGGGCTTTCGGTATCGGCGGGCATCGCGCCGAATAAGCTTTTGGCGAAGATGGCCTCGGAAGCCGGAAAGCCCGACGGCTTTTTCGTAATCGAGGAGGCGGGTGTCGGGAAGTTCCTGAGGGACCTGCCGGTAAGGAGGCTCTTCGGGGTAGGCCCGGCTACCGAAAAGAGGCTTAAGGACCTCGGCATCGAAACCGTCGGCGAGCTCGCTAGGACCCCGGTCCGGCACCTTGAGAGGAACTTCGGGCCGGAGCGGGGGAAGACCCTCAACGAGCACGCAAGGGGGCTGGACGAAAGCCCTGTCGTGCCTTTCCACGAGCCGTCGTCACTGAGCCGCGAGGTCACGTTCGATGAGGACGCCTCGGACCTGCATATCATAAAGGAAACCCTCAACGAGCTCACGCAGGACCTGGTCAGGAGGCTTAAGGCCGGGAGGCACAAGGCGCGCTCCGTGGGCATAAAGGTCCGGTTCAATAACTTCAGGACCATCACCAGGTCCGAGGCCCTGGAGTCCGCCTCGGACTCGCAAAACGACATCCGGGCCACGGCATTGAGGCTCATCGATTCTGTGGACATGGAGAGGCCGGTCCGGCTGGTGGGCGTGAAGATTTCGAGGCTCGAGGCTTGA
- a CDS encoding outer membrane beta-barrel protein: protein MLRATFALVVGCIFAFSVPAHAEPYVAAYFGAAMPHDSDASDNAGLGFRGEFTFDTGIAAGAKIGWMARVAGLELDLNWHESDLDEITTDSFGVGVDADMKVYSATANLIFRYPGEIIRPYIGAGGGYFRGKINNVGVQGETFAGDDDEEWGWQALAGIDFLITPSLSLFAEYKYSRVDFSFGGEIEVDLDYEASQAYGGISYHF from the coding sequence ATGCTAAGAGCGACCTTTGCGCTGGTGGTTGGCTGTATTTTTGCATTTTCTGTCCCGGCCCACGCGGAGCCTTATGTCGCCGCCTATTTCGGCGCGGCGATGCCGCATGATTCTGACGCGAGCGACAACGCAGGACTGGGTTTCAGAGGCGAGTTTACCTTTGACACGGGGATTGCCGCAGGCGCAAAGATAGGCTGGATGGCGAGGGTCGCAGGGTTGGAGCTGGACCTTAACTGGCACGAGTCCGACCTAGACGAGATAACAACCGACAGCTTCGGTGTAGGCGTGGACGCGGATATGAAGGTCTACTCGGCTACGGCGAACCTGATTTTCCGCTACCCCGGTGAGATAATAAGGCCGTATATCGGGGCCGGCGGTGGCTATTTCCGCGGAAAGATCAATAACGTCGGAGTCCAGGGAGAGACTTTCGCCGGAGATGACGACGAGGAATGGGGCTGGCAGGCGCTGGCCGGCATAGATTTCCTTATTACTCCCAGTCTCTCGCTCTTCGCTGAGTACAAATACAGCCGTGTCGATTTCAGCTTCGGAGGCGAGATAGAGGTCGACCTCGATTACGAGGCAAGCCAGGCCTACGGGGGTATTTCGTATCATTTCTGA
- the hflX gene encoding GTPase HflX yields the protein MAGLSREIKRQIGVIINRRGAVVAVIIGDEREIVIPVLPDYPLGRRLLRGLRCVHTHLKNEPLTQDDLTDLALLRLDLMTAIGVKEDGLPADAYTAHLLPYYPDGPTYDAGPPVPFHSLDTDAESFIVSLEEEMGRAVTRDVSDRRERAILVSVATRPKDEQMESLEELKELARTDQVDVLDMVCQRPERLNPKYLMGTGKIKELIIKALQKNATLIIFDQELTPTQTRELGEITELKVIDRTQLILDIFARRAHSRDGKVQVELAQLKYLLPKLTGKGTSLSRLMGGIGGRGPGETKLEVDRRRVQDRIAHLEKELKSLSRGRFERRRRRAGSGIPIISIAGYTNAGKSTLLNALTRSSTLAEDKLFATLDTASRRLRFPRERDAVITDTVGFIRDLPADLFKAFKATLEEMEDADLIMHVVDASSPAFEARMETVEKILDEIGLKDIPRLLVFNKIDLMDPEVANNLARRFGAVAISATDPRTLGPLLKELEKRLWPGEAPESSAAN from the coding sequence ATGGCGGGGCTTTCGAGGGAAATCAAGAGGCAGATAGGCGTAATCATAAACCGCAGGGGTGCCGTGGTCGCGGTGATAATCGGAGACGAAAGGGAGATCGTCATCCCCGTCCTCCCGGATTATCCCCTCGGAAGAAGGCTCTTGAGGGGCCTGCGGTGCGTGCATACGCATTTGAAGAACGAGCCCCTTACGCAGGACGACCTCACTGACCTGGCGCTCCTCAGGCTCGACCTCATGACCGCCATAGGCGTAAAAGAGGACGGCCTCCCTGCCGACGCCTATACCGCGCACCTCCTACCCTATTACCCGGACGGCCCGACGTACGATGCAGGTCCCCCGGTGCCGTTCCACTCCCTCGACACGGACGCCGAGAGCTTCATCGTCTCCCTTGAGGAGGAGATGGGGCGCGCGGTCACAAGGGACGTAAGCGACAGGAGGGAGCGGGCCATACTGGTGAGCGTGGCTACCCGTCCGAAAGACGAGCAGATGGAGTCTCTTGAAGAACTCAAGGAGCTCGCCAGGACCGACCAGGTGGACGTCCTGGACATGGTCTGCCAGAGGCCCGAGCGCCTCAACCCCAAGTACCTGATGGGCACGGGGAAGATAAAGGAGCTCATAATAAAGGCCCTCCAGAAGAACGCGACCCTCATCATCTTCGACCAGGAGCTTACGCCCACGCAGACGAGGGAGCTCGGCGAGATAACGGAGCTTAAGGTAATCGACCGGACCCAGCTCATACTCGACATATTCGCGAGACGGGCGCACTCGAGGGACGGCAAGGTGCAGGTCGAGCTCGCGCAGCTCAAGTACCTCCTCCCGAAGCTCACCGGAAAGGGCACTTCGCTATCCAGGCTCATGGGCGGAATCGGCGGAAGGGGCCCGGGCGAGACGAAATTGGAGGTGGACCGGAGGCGGGTGCAGGACAGGATCGCGCACCTTGAAAAGGAGCTCAAGTCGTTGAGCCGCGGCAGGTTCGAGAGGAGAAGGCGGCGGGCCGGGAGCGGCATACCGATAATATCCATTGCAGGCTACACGAACGCGGGCAAATCTACGCTCCTTAACGCCCTTACCAGAAGCTCGACACTGGCCGAGGACAAGCTCTTCGCCACCCTCGATACCGCCTCCAGGAGGCTCCGTTTCCCGAGGGAGCGCGACGCGGTCATTACCGACACTGTCGGCTTCATAAGGGACCTGCCTGCCGACCTCTTCAAGGCCTTCAAGGCCACTCTTGAGGAGATGGAGGACGCGGACCTCATAATGCATGTCGTTGACGCGAGCAGCCCGGCGTTCGAGGCCAGGATGGAGACGGTCGAGAAGATTTTGGACGAGATAGGGCTTAAGGATATACCTCGCCTGCTGGTATTCAACAAAATCGACCTCATGGACCCGGAGGTCGCCAATAACCTTGCCCGGAGGTTCGGCGCGGTCGCCATATCCGCGACAGACCCGCGGACGCTCGGGCCGCTCCTTAAGGAGCTCGAAAAACGGCTCTGGCCCGGAGAGGCCCCCGAGTCGTCAGCCGCAAACTAA
- a CDS encoding HdeD family acid-resistance protein translates to MINKNPQEIEELGLPERWSVLLSEGLLAIVFGIIILAWPGISLLVMVTLFGIYAIIDGISAIWLGITGKRSFLFMLVIGLIGVGAGLVILAWPGLTLFALLVIMAVWAIGKGLVQVVSAISRRQEENSWLTGVAGTLSLVFGVLLLAWPITGLLVLVMLTGLYLILFGITLAFTSIQLKHMREAKAR, encoded by the coding sequence ATGATCAATAAAAATCCGCAGGAAATAGAGGAGTTGGGCCTTCCTGAGAGATGGAGCGTGCTCCTGTCTGAAGGTCTCCTCGCAATCGTATTCGGCATCATCATTCTGGCGTGGCCGGGCATATCGCTGCTGGTAATGGTCACGCTCTTCGGCATATACGCCATAATCGACGGCATATCCGCCATATGGCTCGGTATCACCGGAAAGCGCTCCTTTCTCTTCATGCTCGTAATCGGCCTCATAGGCGTGGGCGCGGGCCTGGTGATACTCGCATGGCCCGGGCTTACGCTCTTCGCGCTACTCGTCATCATGGCCGTATGGGCGATCGGCAAGGGGCTCGTCCAGGTCGTGAGCGCAATAAGCCGCCGGCAGGAGGAGAATTCCTGGCTGACCGGCGTTGCAGGCACGCTCTCTCTCGTTTTCGGCGTCCTGCTCCTGGCATGGCCCATAACCGGGTTGCTGGTGCTGGTCATGCTCACCGGCCTTTATCTCATACTCTTCGGGATCACGCTGGCGTTCACGTCCATCCAGCTTAAGCACATGAGAGAGGCGAAGGCGAGGTGA
- a CDS encoding aldehyde dehydrogenase family protein, giving the protein MVGDLSLLIGGERKTSGDVLEVRSPYDGRLVGKTFLADDAQIEVALASSEASFQKLRKMPAYRRSEITAAVARGIEERGDEFARTISLESGKPIKEARAEVKRAVTTFQLASEEAKRLGGEVIPLDISPGSEGRFGIVRRFPVGPVLGISPFNFPLNLVAHKVAPAMASGNPMLLKPSPKTPLTALMLGEIVAGAGWPAGGLNVINCTNEQAGRIWKDERVRKLTFTGSAKVGWTLKALAGERKVTLELGGNAGVIVHGDADIESAAKRCALGAFSNAGQVCISVQRIYVEKRIFEEFRDRFLANCKALKAGDPLDETTDIGPMIDEASAKRAEEWVIEAVAGGARIISGGRRKGNMMEPTVLTGTSPSMKVCSEEVFAPVVSIEPYVSFEEAIGNVNRGRYGLQAGVFTRDMGRVFEAFETLDVGGVIANDLPTYRVDNMPYGGVKMSGFGREGVRYAIEEMTEPRLLAVNY; this is encoded by the coding sequence ATGGTCGGGGATTTGAGCCTGCTTATCGGTGGAGAGCGGAAGACCTCAGGCGACGTGCTGGAGGTGAGGAGCCCTTATGACGGACGCCTCGTGGGAAAGACCTTCCTCGCGGACGACGCACAGATAGAGGTGGCGCTCGCATCATCCGAGGCCTCTTTCCAGAAGCTCAGGAAAATGCCCGCGTACAGGCGCTCGGAGATAACAGCCGCGGTCGCCCGCGGGATAGAGGAGCGGGGCGATGAATTCGCCAGGACCATCTCCCTCGAATCCGGCAAGCCGATAAAGGAGGCCAGGGCAGAGGTCAAGAGGGCGGTAACGACCTTCCAGCTCGCCTCAGAGGAGGCGAAGAGGCTGGGCGGCGAGGTCATACCGCTCGATATAAGCCCGGGCTCAGAGGGGAGGTTCGGCATCGTAAGGAGGTTCCCGGTCGGGCCGGTCCTGGGGATATCCCCGTTCAACTTCCCCCTGAACCTCGTGGCCCACAAGGTCGCGCCGGCAATGGCTTCCGGGAACCCGATGCTCCTTAAGCCCTCGCCAAAGACCCCGCTTACGGCCCTCATGCTCGGGGAGATAGTGGCTGGTGCCGGCTGGCCGGCAGGAGGCCTGAACGTCATAAACTGCACGAACGAGCAGGCCGGGAGGATATGGAAGGACGAGCGGGTAAGGAAGCTCACCTTTACCGGGAGCGCGAAGGTGGGCTGGACCCTGAAGGCCCTCGCGGGGGAGAGGAAGGTCACTCTCGAGCTCGGCGGGAACGCCGGTGTCATCGTGCACGGGGACGCGGATATCGAGTCCGCCGCGAAGAGGTGCGCGCTGGGGGCCTTTTCCAACGCCGGCCAGGTATGTATATCGGTGCAGAGGATATATGTCGAAAAACGCATATTCGAGGAGTTCAGGGACAGGTTCCTGGCGAACTGCAAGGCATTGAAGGCAGGCGACCCGCTCGACGAGACGACCGATATCGGCCCCATGATAGACGAGGCCTCGGCTAAAAGGGCCGAGGAATGGGTTATAGAGGCCGTTGCCGGCGGAGCGAGGATAATCTCGGGCGGCAGGCGGAAAGGGAACATGATGGAACCCACCGTGCTTACGGGTACGAGCCCCTCCATGAAGGTCTGCTCAGAGGAAGTGTTCGCGCCGGTAGTATCCATTGAGCCTTATGTCTCTTTCGAGGAGGCGATAGGCAACGTGAACAGGGGGCGCTACGGGCTCCAGGCAGGGGTATTCACAAGGGACATGGGCAGGGTTTTCGAGGCCTTTGAGACGCTCGATGTCGGGGGGGTGATTGCCAATGACCTTCCTACCTACAGGGTGGACAACATGCCCTATGGAGGCGTAAAAATGAGCGGATTCGGCAGGGAAGGGGTAAGGTACGCGATAGAGGAGATGACAGAGCCGAGGCTCCTGGCCGTAAATTACTGA
- a CDS encoding CoB--CoM heterodisulfide reductase iron-sulfur subunit B family protein: MREFAVFWGCTIQARFPFIEKSTRLVLESFGLPYRDIDGFTCCPEKSLVNNVDRGAFVLTAARNVALVDELGLDLVSPCTGCVSNLATVKGELNSDPREKAEVNGLLREAGREFKGTSKLQHLVPFFHDTVGIHRIKQKIKRDFSGMRIALHYGCHMIRPSHALKNDDPLNPVKFDNIIRGLGAESLQFMTKLMCCGQGLDRVDAHDRALDFARVKLKELKAIGADALVLCCPSCFLQFDNNQFLMVKEGEKLGVPIIYFTELLGLALGYDAAELGMTSHRIDCSPFIAKWEALAGRPSPSAGIEAGLTGPSALG, translated from the coding sequence ATGAGAGAATTCGCTGTTTTCTGGGGCTGCACCATACAGGCCCGCTTCCCCTTCATTGAAAAGTCCACCCGCCTTGTCCTCGAGAGCTTCGGGCTCCCGTACAGGGACATAGACGGGTTTACCTGCTGTCCGGAGAAGTCGCTCGTCAACAACGTCGACCGGGGGGCCTTCGTGCTCACGGCCGCAAGGAACGTCGCCCTTGTGGACGAGCTCGGGCTTGACCTCGTAAGCCCCTGCACCGGCTGCGTTTCCAATCTCGCGACGGTCAAGGGCGAGCTTAACTCCGACCCCCGCGAAAAGGCCGAGGTGAACGGGCTTCTCCGCGAGGCGGGCCGCGAGTTCAAGGGGACCTCGAAGCTCCAGCACCTCGTCCCGTTTTTCCACGACACCGTGGGGATACACAGGATAAAGCAGAAGATAAAGAGGGACTTCAGCGGCATGAGGATAGCGCTCCATTACGGCTGTCACATGATACGGCCATCCCACGCGCTTAAGAACGACGACCCTCTGAACCCCGTAAAGTTCGACAACATCATACGGGGCCTTGGGGCCGAGAGCCTCCAGTTCATGACCAAGCTCATGTGCTGCGGCCAGGGCCTCGACAGGGTGGACGCCCACGACAGGGCCCTCGATTTCGCGCGCGTGAAGTTGAAGGAGCTGAAGGCCATAGGCGCGGACGCTCTGGTGCTCTGCTGCCCGTCGTGCTTCCTCCAGTTCGACAACAACCAATTTCTGATGGTCAAGGAAGGGGAGAAGCTCGGCGTGCCCATAATATACTTCACCGAGCTCCTGGGGCTGGCGCTCGGCTACGATGCCGCCGAGCTCGGGATGACGAGCCACAGGATAGATTGCTCCCCATTCATCGCCAAGTGGGAGGCGCTCGCCGGAAGGCCGTCGCCTTCCGCCGGCATAGAGGCCGGGCTTACGGGCCCGAGCGCGTTGGGCTAA